The Anastrepha ludens isolate Willacy chromosome 2, idAnaLude1.1, whole genome shotgun sequence DNA window TGACCCTtttttacaatacaatttttcaaaacaatttttttctgaatgatcGTAGTTCGCACGATAAATACATCAATTccacgtcatttaaattttatttcatcaaaatccgttcAGTAGAACCGGCTGTATCTATTATCTCGTAAAACATGGTTTCGAGAACCGTATAACCATCACTAACAAACTAAATTTCGCGTTCTTTCTTGAATTCGAACAACTGGTTTTGTAAAGATTTCAAACCCTAAATTTGAGCACATTATGTACCTGGCAACcatttttgcagtttttcttccacaaactaaactatttacatttttgtgtataaatatCAATTTACTATACCTATGCTTTGTTTTGCTTGAAAACTAAGTTTGAAGTTTTGCGGTAGGGGTTGTATCACTAAAATGGCTATATCTCCGGAAATATTcggaatttcgaaaaatcgttTGGGGACGATATTTTCGAATATTCAgtctacataaataagcaaaaacaaaaaattgaaattttttttcaaacgagGCTAGAGCCTTGAACACTTTAGCTGCAGACCAAAATCGAGGTCTATCCGCCATCATTAATTGATGTATTactgtaaatacatatttggtTAATACTTGAGATAAATGGTGGGCATTcagcaataattttaataaaaaaaaatcactattaaaaaaatagtctggaataaacaaaaaaccaatgaTGAAAATCTAGCTCCACAATTTCAGTTTGAAATGGCGGAATTATGTTGTTTTATGAAGTATTGTAGTACTTGAGGCTACCGCGAGTGTCGCAGTGAGACAATAATACGCCTCTTCTGTTCGCCATTTCCCCcctcgctatctctatgctcgatagagagttatcgagcaagattcgctgcTAGCGAATATTGTTATacttcataaaactggtataactcgtTGATTTACAAACAATGCAATtttaggcagctctattccagcgctgccaagatatgtttatttgtaccagttgcttcatctattcgccacttaaAGTAGGTATGCATGGTCAAAGTTCCGTTCATTTCTCTGCTATATGTGGCaacggaaaattatttttccaactTGCAGTTTGTGTACCTTTGGGAGTAAAAGAGGTAGACGGCGGGTTAAGAGAAGTGAAATGCAATGCAACAAACGTTAGTTATCAATTTTCTCAGAATTTACACCACTTATTAATTTGCGCACAAGTGGAGAAAAAAGACATTCTATTTTGGATCGCTCATTATTtcgaaattaataataaaatttagcaGAGAGAGTAAACATTTAAAGAAaggaaggaaataaataaaccaaatgAAGTACACGcataacaaataaacaaataatataacctaaaaagcaattcaaaaaaattctaaaaatttaatagcacTGTGTTGCATAACGCCACaagcataatataacataacaaaacataataaattaaaatgaagaagCAAACACAAAtctgagtaaaaataaaaaaaaaagttagacaacataacataacataacaaacaaacaaataaaataacataatataaaatgcgtgacataatataacatagcatagcataacgaacaaactaatgaaataacttaaaaccaattcaaaaaaatgtaaaagatgACATAACACAGTGTAGCATAACACGATAAGGCATAACTTAAtaacataataaattaaaatgaagaagCAAACACAAaccagaaaaaataatatagcaTAATATAACGAAAGAGaattaacataatataacatagcataacataacatagcataacatacaaaaataattagctaaaaattatttcaaaaacataaCACGACAAGacataatataacaaaataaattagaatGAAGAAACAAACAGAaatcagaaaaaacaaaaacataatataACGCAACAGAATTATCGTAATatctaagtacatatatataattggcgtttacactctttttgggtgtttggccggttTCCTTTTCCTATTGTTGCACAAATCGAAGGAgcaacagttttaagctgactccgaacggatatttttttataaggagtttTTTTCTGGCGGAAGTgtacttggaggtttgccattgtctgccgagggacgaccgtaattgaaaaaactttttatatcatttgatgtttcatggacggagattcgaacctacgcacttggTAGTCATACACCAAATTTTTCGACTACGGCGACCGAAGCGTGACATCACTTACCAcaatataaatgaaataaaataaagcaaaatcaaataaaatgagaagaatacatgaataaaataaaataataataaaataaaaaattaataaaaattaaatataaaaaaacattattaaattaaattaaacaaaataaaataatataaaaaaaatttttttaaaattataattaaaagatataaaataatataatataaaatattaatacaaattaaatgaaatatataaaaatcttaataaaaattaaaaaaatataattaaatgatataaaataatataaaataaaaagttaacaacaattagataaaataaaaaaaaatgttcataaaaaaatgtatgaaataaaatttaaaaaaatgttaaacattttatatatattataaaaaaattaatgaaacgtattaaaaatataaaattaaataagataatattaaatgtaatgaaataaaaaatatgaaataaaagaaataaataaaaataaaacaaactaaattaaattagttacaataaaataagataacacaaattataaattaaaataagataaaagtaacataaaacaaacgaaaatttaaaatacaataatataactgtaaaataaatataaaattcaataaaacaatataatatgaagtaaaaatacgtaataaaaaaaattaatatttaatataaaagaaatctGTATAATAAGTAAATAGTGAGAATTTAcatagcatatatacatataaattatgTAACGAATTAATTCAGGCAGTGCAAAgatattaaatttactaaacGATTAACAAATAGTTGAACCATAATAACTAAAATAGATTAAGTGGGAAACCCTAACTCGAATAGACCAATAAGCAAACCACACACGGGCAGCCAATTGAAGagcatatttatttggaaaaaagttataaaatatgtataagaaaaatgagaaataacgCAACTAAAATTGGGAGACCAACTATTTTAGTGTCTGCCGAACATCAAATGGGAATCGAAAGGTGTTCAATAAATTGAAGGTGTGTGAATACGtagtaataaatttgaattttaaggaaagtaaaatattttaaatcctTGGCGTGCTGTATAATCGTGGTAATGAACACATAAGTAGGTGAGTGCATACAcctgcatacaaatatttcgaTGTGTGTGTGTTGAAATCTCAGCTGTCTTTTCTTCGCACACgacttttacttttcttttcttcttcgaCTTTTATACTAAATGTGACACGATAATTTAGAATAGAACAAATTCTCTTCACCAAAACCACGGAAAGTGCGCTTtagtttttataagaaaaagttaatacGACTACTTGTGcacaatttatataataaacgaAGTGTACAtagatgtaaagaaaaaaaaacaaaaaaacaaaaaatgacaaaatgcattaatttatatgtaagtatacaggtatgtatatatgaatgcacatacataatttgttttgtttctttattttccaaCCACACACAGTCTTTTGCAtgtttgtgaaaaactttgTGCACGTTACTGTACTTTTTCATTGTGCTAAATAGTTCAATTGCAGTCTTtagaatataaaatgaaaactaaaaacaaaattacatgtaaaaaagtttaaaataaataacaaaaacgcaaaaaaaaatacttgccAAATACACACAAGCGAACTCGTAATAAAtacacataaacacacacacacacatactcaataagtatatttatagtacgattaattaaatttatagaaTGCATTcataaacacatatacatacatagcatatacttacatacatacgatatacatactggtttttattatgataattattacaattattattattaaaaggaagcaaaaacaaaatattacaattcgATTTAAGTAATTGGAATTTGCAATGTTCGAATGCAAGTTAGGTAACAGCAACAAAGAAATTACGGTAAATGACAATTTGATTAAATtaactttgtaaaaatatacaatacataatgcatacataaacatatatatattatatatatatagatataattgcatatattatacatacatgctatacatacctaaatattaatatattatataaaaaaaataaaagaataaatgcaaaatattataataaacaaatattatacatacttacatttacGGCAATTATTTTAATggttcaaaaataagaaataaattatatgaattattaattatgaaaacaataaacaaatgaaaaaaaacatacaaaaccattatacaaaagaaaaattaacaacaaaaaattaatttctgttTCATTTGGGTTTTTGTGACCAGTGAAGGCTGTGAAGGTGGTGAAAACGGGAAGTTGgaagtaataatgaaaataaagtcaaataaaataatgaacccCCTCAGCGACATACTTAAGAAAACGGGCTATGGATATGCATTAAAATACTTGTTTGCAATGCGTTTAATTTCGTATAGTTTCGGCATAGTAAAATGGTCAACAACTGAACTGAAGAACTTGGAACGCATGATGCGGACAATAATGAATAAACATAAATGGCATCATCCTAAAAGCTCTGTGTTGAGATTTGCACTGTCTAGGAAAGAAGGAAGTAGAGATTTAATTGACGTTGGAGCACTGCACGACAAGCTGATCCTGAAACTGGGAAATTACTTCTATGGAAACGCCGGAAACTCTGCACTTCACCATGCAGTCAGCGCAGCTGATGACAAATTTACACCTCTCAGAATGATGCACGTGTTTAACAGCAGGaacactacaacaaaaatggACATTGAACAATGGTCACGAATGTCCATACATGGCGTTTATTACAACGAATTGAAAAGCCCGCATGTCGACGCGAAACTGTCGCAATTATGGCTAATCAATAAAGGAATTTTTGGGGAAACAGAAAGTGCGATATTTGCTATGCAAGATGGAGTACCCACGCGAAATTATGTAAAGTACGTCATCAGTGAGCCCAATGCTCCGGAAGACATATGTCGTAGATGTGGCGGCCATGGCGAAACTCTAAACCATGTTCTAGCTGGATGTACCCTACTAACAAACACTTTCTACCCTAAACGGCACAACgatgttgcaaaaattatacaccTACGACTTGCTATTTGAGCGATTTTGTACGAGAGAAGACACCCTATTACAGATATGTTCCAGAACCAGAACCTCTATTATGATGAGAACAATCCTTTCGAATACCACAAGAACTCATAATAGACCTGACATATTTGTGGTAAATAAATTGGCATCGTTGCGTTTGTCATAGAGATTGGCGTCCCATTGATCAAAAATACTCCGAGTTGGGGATTGACATCAAGCGGCGGTGGAAACTTAGAAAGGTCTTTATATTGCTACTATACTGATCATATCGGCCCACGGACTCGTTCAAGTAAATCTGAAGGAAAACCTCAAGAAGCTCAAATTGGAGAAGCACCTCATCTATGGCCTTCAAAAAGCGGCTTTGCTGAATTCTTGCCACATCATAAGAGATTTCCTTCAGTAAATTAAGTACGATAGTATAAGAACTTATTAAAACAGTGTAAACATTTGACTGCCGTCAAGTTGTGTAAGTACCTCCCAAAGAACGGGATGTttgaacaaaaacataaataaaacataaaataaaatatatataaaaaaaatttgtatttattgtattttatatgtgaaccaaaggcaatattggaaagttcaaattttaaactgtactgggacagatttatatcCTCGGATCAAACAGTAGCTGCGAACAAATCTGACATCATCTTGTTCGGcaaggcaaataaaaaaatcgaagtgTTTGATATAGCGGTGGctcttaatcgcaacatccaaagcacatactccactaaaatatcaaaatatgcagctttggccatagaaTTAAAACGAATGTATAAAGCGAGCgaagtgaatataattccaataattatatcttccactggattagtgcctaagcatctaataaaaaacttgaagaagtatgactgccaacgaAGTCAttttagaagacatgcagaagtcgaccatacgaacacatgtgcaatagttcgaagatttttaaatatttaagggagaaaaccggtttaggaggccgaAATTTTTGGTGTAATTCGTGAATTTTTTGAGCaaggaaggaataatcagaagtTGTTTAAACTTGGAGGGTATTTTACTCATATTTATAAgtgcactttcaaattttttcaagccatttccgcaaattttatttttcgttaacaacatgtttcctaagaatatgaacctaactttgataaaataatattgaaaattgcgccTTTTTGAGACGCTTGAACACAATgtcattttttcataccatattttttcatctattttgcttaaaaaagtcgtttcgagaaaaacgccgtTCTAACTACCGTGCGCTACGgtgccgaaccgacgggcggtCACTTAAGTTGTCATAGAATCAGAAATAAtccgaatttcgctttaaaatttttaccacatattcttgagtagttatactaacaatttatgcaataaaaaaagtggATTTTTTGATAAGTCTATACTGGTTTCCCCCCCTTAAGCAATAGCAGccgcatgggcgtagaacttggactacgctccaccagaaaattttatccggaatgtgtaatctccggcaatagccgaggtggattaaactcaaataaaataaagagtaataataataaagtaaaataaaaaataataataataaaataaaatgaaaagtaatacaaattaaataaaataaaaataaaaactgtagcTTACGGCAGTGCTAACTTTTATGAGATGACATCACATTCTGTTTCACAATTGCAACAACAATGCCAAAGTTACGTGTTCTGCCggtaaaatgttgaaaatcagATGGTCATCCGCTAGCGCAGTGTATAATTTTTCACTGCGGAgtagaaatgtaaatttttatttaataaattcaactttgccgattattattttttatttattgtttttggcgcaaaattaagtcCAAATGAAACGAAGTCCTTGGTACATATTTCCATGTTCTCAAACAACACGTTCGGCGTGAAGTAGtttccaaggatgatagattaccaggatTGGCCTG harbors:
- the LOC128862068 gene encoding uncharacterized protein LOC128862068 gives rise to the protein MKIKSNKIMNPLSDILKKTGYGYALKYLFAMRLISYSFGIVKWSTTELKNLERMMRTIMNKHKWHHPKSSVLRFALSRKEGSRDLIDVGALHDKLILKLGNYFYGNAGNSALHHAVSAADDKFTPLRMMHVFNSRNTTTKMDIEQWSRMSIHGVYYNELKSPHVDAKLSQLWLINKGIFGETESAIFAMQDGVPTRNYVKYVISEPNAPEDICRRCGGHGETLNHVLAGCTLLTNTFYPKRHNDVAKIIHLRLAI